A portion of the Rhinopithecus roxellana isolate Shanxi Qingling chromosome 21, ASM756505v1, whole genome shotgun sequence genome contains these proteins:
- the GRP gene encoding gastrin-releasing peptide: MRGRELPLVLLALVLCQAPRGRAVPLPAGGGTVLTKMYPRGNHWAVGHLMGKKSTGESSSVSERGSLKQQLREYIRWEEAARNLLGLIEAKENRNHQPPQPKALGNQQPSWDSEDSSNFKDVGSKGKVGRLSAPGSQREGRNPPAEPAMTMMASLKGEKQNP, translated from the exons ATGCGCGGCCGCGAGCTCCCGCTGGTCCTACTGGCGCTGGTCCTCTGCCAGGCGCCCCGGGGGCGAGCGGTCCCGCTGCCTGCGGGCGGAGGGACAGTGCTGACCAAGATGTACCCGCGCGGCAACCACTGGGCGGTGG GGCACTTAATGGGGAAAAAGAGCACAGGGGAGTCTTCTTCTGTTTCTGAGAGAGGGAGCTTAAAGCAGCAGCTGAGAGAGTACATCAGGTGGGAAGAAGCTGCAAGGAATTTGCTGGGTCTCATAGAAGCAAAGGAGAACAGAAACCACCAGCCACCTCAACCCAAGGCCCTGGGCAATCAGCAGCCTTCGTGGGATTCAGAGGATAGCAGCAACTTCAAAGATGTAGGTTCAAAAGGCAAAG TTGGTAGACTCTCTGCTCCAGGTTCTCAACGTGAAGGAAGGAACCCCCCAGCTGAACCAGCAATGACAATGATGGCCTCtctcaaaggagaaaaacaaaacccataa